A genomic stretch from Rhineura floridana isolate rRhiFlo1 chromosome 18, rRhiFlo1.hap2, whole genome shotgun sequence includes:
- the LOC133372397 gene encoding podoplanin-like isoform X1, which translates to MFIIMQILVFLLGNVAFQVFAEEASTVLLEDETATVDSRDSDVSEFTELPSLLPLMTTDSVLSTSDNGENSTDPGFTEPSDDGLETAALVGIIIGIIVAIGVTTGIIIMVVKKMGRYSS; encoded by the exons atgtttattataatGCAGATCCTTGTTTTCCTGTTAGGGAATGTGGCATTCCAGGTATTTGCTGAAGAAG CAAGTACTGTCTTACTGGAGGATGAAACAGCAACAGTGGACAGCAGAGACAGCGATGTTTCCGAATTTACAGAACTACCCTCTCTG TTGCCTTTGATGACCACAGACAGTGTTCTCTCAACCAGCGACAATGGTGAGAACTCAACTGACCCAGGTTTTACAGAACCGTCTGATg ATGGCCtggaaacagctgcactggttggcaTTATAATTGGTATCATTGTTGCCATTGGAGTCACCACTGGAATAATCATTATGGTTGTGAAGAAAATGGGCAGGTACTC gTCCTGA
- the LOC133372397 gene encoding uncharacterized protein LOC133372397 isoform X3 has protein sequence MFIIMQILVFLLGNVAFQVFAEEASTVLLEDETATVDSRDSDVSEFTELPSLLPLMTTDSVLSTSDNDGLETAALVGIIIGIIVAIGVTTGIIIMVVKKMGRYSS, from the exons atgtttattataatGCAGATCCTTGTTTTCCTGTTAGGGAATGTGGCATTCCAGGTATTTGCTGAAGAAG CAAGTACTGTCTTACTGGAGGATGAAACAGCAACAGTGGACAGCAGAGACAGCGATGTTTCCGAATTTACAGAACTACCCTCTCTG TTGCCTTTGATGACCACAGACAGTGTTCTCTCAACCAGCGACAATG ATGGCCtggaaacagctgcactggttggcaTTATAATTGGTATCATTGTTGCCATTGGAGTCACCACTGGAATAATCATTATGGTTGTGAAGAAAATGGGCAGGTACTC gTCCTGA
- the LOC133372397 gene encoding podoplanin-like isoform X2, producing MFIIMQILVFLLGNVAFQVFAEEASTVLLEDETATVDSRDSDVSEFTELPSLLPLMTTDSVLSTSDNGENSTDPGFTEPSDDGLETAALVGIIIGIIVAIGVTTGIIIMVVKKMGRS from the exons atgtttattataatGCAGATCCTTGTTTTCCTGTTAGGGAATGTGGCATTCCAGGTATTTGCTGAAGAAG CAAGTACTGTCTTACTGGAGGATGAAACAGCAACAGTGGACAGCAGAGACAGCGATGTTTCCGAATTTACAGAACTACCCTCTCTG TTGCCTTTGATGACCACAGACAGTGTTCTCTCAACCAGCGACAATGGTGAGAACTCAACTGACCCAGGTTTTACAGAACCGTCTGATg ATGGCCtggaaacagctgcactggttggcaTTATAATTGGTATCATTGTTGCCATTGGAGTCACCACTGGAATAATCATTATGGTTGTGAAGAAAATGGGCAG gTCCTGA